In the genome of Hydrogenophaga sp. PBL-H3, the window GCACGACCTTGACGACGTTGGGATTCAGGAAGTCGGCCACCTGATCGATGGCGTGAGCCGCAGTGCTCATGACGCAATCGGTCCGGGCTTGCAAGTGGGCCGCCACGGCATTGATGAGTTCGGGATCGATCAGGGGCTCGTCGCCCTGCACATTGACCACCACCTCGCCGTCGGGCAAGCCCAGCAGGGCGCAGGCCTCGGCCAGCCGGTCGCTTCCGCTGGGGTGGTCGTTGCGGGTGAGGATGGACTCGACGCCGTGCGCCTTGCAGGCCTCGACGATGCGCACGTCGTCGGCCGCCACCACGCACATGCGCGCGCTGCTGAGCTGCGCTTGTCGGGCCACGCGAACGACCATGGGCAGGCCCGCGATGTCGGCCAGGGGTTTGTCGGGCAGGCGGGTGGAGGCCAGGCGAGCAGGGATCAGAACCGTGAAGCCGCACGACTGCTCGGGTGCGCTCATGGCAGGGGCGTGGGCGCGTTGGGCCTTGCGGCTTCTTCTTCCGTCAGGGGTCGTGCTTCATGCTCCAGCAAGATCGGGATGCCGTCGCGCACCGGATAGGCCAGACGCGCGCTTCGGGAGAGCAGTTCCTGGCTCTCGCGGTTGAAGATCAGGGGCCCTTTGGTGACGGGGCAGACCAGCAGTTCGAGCAGTTTGGTGTCCATCTCGCGATGATAGTCGCGCGGGTAGCCCGTGGTGCCGGTTCAGGGCGCGTGCTTGAGGCCTTCGAGGCGGTCGTCGAGCGCGTTGAAGAAGGCTGGCTCCGGCGTCATTTCGAGGGGCACGGCCCAGGCCTGCGGACGCAGGGCGGGTTGAACCCGGGCCAGCAGGGGGAACAACTTGATGGCATCCTTTTCGGTGCAGATCACGGTGCGCGCGGGGTCCTGGATCAAGGCTGTGTAGCCGGTCGCATCGGCGTGGTCGGGCAGGCCCAGTTCCAGCTCGGGTTGCACGCCTGCCGCATGCAACATGTCGAAAAACACCGAGGGCCTGGCGATGCCAGCCACGGCGGTCAGGCGGTGGCTGCGCAGTTCGTGCAGTGGCATGCGTTCTCCAGCAGGACCCACGGCCTGTGCGGCAAGCCGCCGTGTGGCGCTGAACGCCGTTGCGCCTGGGGCGCTCGTCAGTGGCGGCGCGGGCGCATCTTCGCGGTGCTGGTGCAGCACCAGATCTGCCGTCGGGCTGTCACTGGCGCGGCGGGGCCACGCTTCGCGCAGCAAGCCGGCTGGCAGCAGCCAGCCGTTGCCTGTGCCGCGGTCGTCGAACACGACGATCTGCACGTCGCGGTGCAAGGCCCAATGTTGCAGGCCGTCGTCACACACGATGATGTTCACCTCGGGATGCTTGCCCACCAGAGCGTTGGCTGCGGCCACCCGGTTGGCCGCCACACAGACTGGAGCGCCCGTCCGACGCCGGATCAGGGCGGGTTCGTCGCCACTGTCCTCGGGTGGCGTATCGGGCCGGAGTTCGACAACCGCCTGGCTGTGCCGCCCATGCCCGCGTGAAACCACACCGGGTTGCCAGCCTTGGGCTTGCAGGTGGTTGACGACCGCGATCACCGTGGGCGTCTTGCCCGCGCCGCCCACCACCACATTGCCGATCACGATCACCGGCAGTTTGATGCGGTGAGCCTTGAAGACGCCGGCTGCGTACAGGCCGCGGCGCATAGCCATCAGGCCCCCGTACACCAGCGAGACCGGCCATAGCAGGCAGGCCAGCCAACTGCGCTGTCGCGAATGCACCAACCACAGCGCCTGCCAGCGGGACTGCCTCATCGGCCTGCGGTCGACAGTCTGCCTGTCAGGGCTTGCCACGGGCTGCGGCGGCGCCCGTCTGCTGGGTGGCGAACGTGATCTGCGCCAGGCCTGCGCGGCGGGCTGCGTCCATCACGTTGATGACCGACTGGTGGGTGGCTGTGGCGTCAGCGCTGATGATGATCACGGTCTCTGCGTTGCCTTGCGACGCTTGGCTCAAGACGCTGGTGAGCAGTTCGACGCTGGCGCTCTCCAGAACCTGCCGGTTGATCGAGTAGCGCCCGTCGCTGCCGACGGCCACAACGACTTCCTGTGTGTTGGTCTTGGGTGCCTGGGCATCGGCCACCGGCAGGTTCACCTTGAGTTCGGTGAACTTGCTGTAGGTGGTGGTGAGCATCAGGAAGATGAGCACCACCAGCAGGATGTCGATGAACGGGATCAGGTTGATCTCGGGTTCGTCGCGCGAGCCGGGACGGAAGTTCATGGCGTCAGTGTTTGCGCAGACTCAGCAGATGGCGCGCAAAACGCTCCGCTGCCAACTCCAGGCTCAGCAGGTAGTCGTCGACCCGAGCACGGAAGTAGCGCCAGAAGATCAACGCGGGGATCGCCACGATCAGGCCGAAAGCCGTGTTGTAGAGGGCAATCGAAATGCCCTGGGCCAGTTGGGCCGGGTCACCCACGCCGGGCACCACGCCAGCACCCTGTGCGCCCTGGGATCCAAAGATCTCGATCATGCCGATGACCGTGCCGAGCAGACCGAGCAGCGGAGCGGCCGATGCGATGGTGGCCAGCGCGCCGAGGTAGCGTTGCAACTGCGCTGCGGCCTGGCGACCGGCGCCCTCCAGGCTGGAGCGCAAGTCGTCTTCGCTGGCGCGCGGGTTGCTGTTGAAGGTACGAAAGCCGCTGGCGAGCACGGTGCCGAGCACGGAGTTCTGTTCGAGCTGGGTCACCACGTCGGGCCCGGGCACGCCGTTGCGCGAAACCATGATGGCTTCATCCAGCAGTTTGGGGGGGAATATCTTGGCTGTTTTGAGACTGACGAATCGTTCGATGACGAGGGCCAGTCCGATGACGGAACAGAGGATCAGAGGCCAGATGGGCCATCCGGCGGCTTGTATGATGGAAAGCAAGTCTGGGCTCCAGGCGGGTGCCGCTGAGTCGCGCGGCTCGTGACAGTGCGGCGATTATGTCTCAGGGGTGGCACCCGCCCCGCGAAATGGCCTCGACCCCCGTGTCCATTCATCGATGCCCAGCGCCGACTTCGTGCACAGATTCTGTGGATAACTTTGTGAAGAACCCGGCGCGCAAGTGTCCCGAGCCCGCGCAGGGCCTCGGTTTTGACAAAACGATCAGCAAACAGGCAGTGCAAAACGCTTCTGAATCAATGCGCTATCCGCCCCAGCCTGTCCACGCATGCCTTCCGCATTCGATCACCAGCGCTGGTGCGGTCTGTGGACACATTTGCCCGGGAGACGCCCGTGGCTGAGCTGTTTCAAGGGTTGGATGCCCCGTCGGCGGGCCGTGTATGGGCAGTTGGCCCGCTCATGCGTGCCGTGGCGGACACCTTGGCCGCGCGGTTCAATCCGGTGGCGGTGCGTGGTGAGATTTCCGGTTTCTCGCGCGCGGCCAGCGGCCATTGTTATTTTTCCTTGAAGGACGAAACCGGACAGGTGCGTTGTGCCATGTTCCGGCGCTCGGCCGAGCAGCTCACGTTCGCCCCGCGCGATGGACAACTCGTGCAGGCCCGCGGCAAGCTTGACGTGTATGGCGCGCGTGGCGAACTGCAACTGATCGTGGACACCTTGCAGCCGGCGGGGCAGGGCGCGCTGTTTGAGCAGTTTCTTCGGCTCAAGGCGCAGCTGGAGGCTGAGGGCCTGTTCGAGTCGGCGCGCAAAAGGCCCCTGCCACCCCAGCCGCGCAGCATCGGTGTGGTCACTTCGCTGGGGGCCGCCGCATTGCGCGACGTGGTCACCGCCCTCCAGCGGCGGGTACCGCATCTGCCCGTGGTGATCTATCCGGCGTCGGTGCAGGGCCCCCAGGCGCCCGCCGAGCTGTGCGCGGCCCTGCAGACGGCCTACCGGCGCCACGCGCAGACGGGTGAGAGCGAGGTGTTGCTGCTGGTGCGAGGCGGCGGATCGCTGGAGGACCTCTGGTCGTTCAACGATCCCGAACTGGTTCGCATGGTGTCGCGTGCTCCGATGCCGGTGGTGTGTGGTGTCGGGCACGAGACCGATTTCACCCTGGCCGACTTTGTGGCGGACTTGCGGGCGCCCACGCCCACCGCGGCGGCGGAGCTGTGCGCCCCGGCGCGCGAGCAACGCCTGGGTGAACTCGACTACCTGCAGGAGCGGCTGGGCGCGGCCGCCTTTGCCATCGTTGACCAACGCGGTCAGCGTCTGGACCGGCTGGCGCAGCGCATGGGGCGTCCGTCTGTGCGCCTGCACGACAGCCTGCAACAACTCAACCGTTTGCAGCACCGGTTGCAAAGCGGCTGGATGCTGAGCACGCAACAGCGTCGCAACCGGCTGCAGGTCCTGCAAGGGGAAATGCCGAGCGCCTTGCAACGTTCGTTCCGCCAGCAGCAGCAGCGGTTGCAGCGGTGCGAGCTCGCGCTGGGCTTGCTCGACCCCCAGCTGGTGCTGGAGCGCGGCTATGCATTTCTCACCGACCAGCAAGGCCTGGCGGTGACGCGGGCGGCCCAGGTGCAACCCGGCCAGGCACTGGGTGCAACACTGGCCGATGGCACTTTGACCGTGCGCGTGGAAGACATCCTTCAGAAACCCTGACACCATCGATGCACAAACGCGTGCCTACAATGGCCGGCTGATCGCAGGGGCACCCAGCCCGGCGGCAAGTCATTCAACAACAGCACTCACGAGGAACCCCATGGAACACACCCTGCCCGCATTGCCCTACGCCCTGGACGCCCTGGCTCCCCACTACAGCCGCGAAACGCTGGAGTTCCACCACGGCAAGCACCACAACGCCTATGTGGTCAACCTCAACAACCTGCAAAAAGGCACCGAGTTCGAAGCCATGGACCTCGAGTCCATCGTCAAGAAATCCAGCGGGGGCATCTACAACAATTCCGCACAGATCTGGAACCACACCTTCTTCTGGAACTGCATGAAGCCCAACGGCGGCGGTGAGCCGTCCGGCGCGCTGGCCGCAGCCATCACCGCGAAGTGGGGCAGCTACGCCGCGTTCAAGGAAGCTTTCGTGAAGTCCGCCGTGGGCAACTTCGGCTCGGGCTGGACCTGGTTGGTGAAGAAGGCCGACGGTTCGGTCGACATCGTCAACATGGGCGCCGCCGGCACCCCGCTGACCACCGGCGACAAAGCCCTGCTGACCGTGGACGTGTGGGAGCACGCCTACTACATCGACTACCGCAATGCCCGTCCCAAGTTCGTGGAAACCTTCCTCGACAAATTGGTGAACTGGTCGTTTGCCGAAGCCAATTTCGCCTGAAGCAGCGCATCCTGCTCACTGGGCTCGAAGGGCAACCTTCGGGCCCTTTTTGTTGGCCGTGCACAGGAAAAGAATGCAGAAATTTCATTCTGATTTTTGCATCGTGAGATAGCGGTTCAAAAAACGGGGCTTCACGGATCGCTTGGAAAGCAAAATCAAGGCTGGCCTGATCTGACTCTCCGGCATACCCTGCACAGGACAGTCAAACGAGCCATACCCCAACAATTTTGGAGATACGCGATGAGCAGCCAGCAACCCACCATCATTTACACCCTGACGGACGAAGCCCCTTTGCTGGCGACCAGCGCGTTCCTGCCCATCATCCGCACCTTCGCGGCGCCGGCCGGCATCCACGTGGCCACCAGCGACATCTCGGTGGCCGCCCGCGTGCTCGCCGCCTTCCCCGAGTGCCTGACCGAAGCTCAGCGTGAGCCCGACAACCTGGCTGAACTTGGCAAGCTGACTTTCAAGCCTGAAGCCAACATCATCAAGTTGCCCAACATCAGTGCGTCTGTGTCGCAACTGGTGGCCTGCATCAAGGAACTGCAGGCCAAGGGTTACCAGATTCCGGATTACCCCGAGAACCCGAAGACCGAAGAAGAGAAGGCCCTGCGCGCGCGCTATGCCAAATGCACCGGCAGTGCCGTCAACCCGGTCTTGCGCGAAGGCAACTCGGACCGCCGTGCACCCAGGGCAGTGAAGGAATATGCCCGCAAGAACCCACACAGCATGGGCGAGTGGAGCCAGGCCTCGCGTTCGCACGTGTCGCACATGCACGCGGGCGACTTCTACCACGGTGAAAAGTCCATCACGCTGGACAAGGCGCGCGATGTGAAGATGGAGCTGGTCACCAAGAGCGGCAAGACCATCGTGCTCAAGCCCAAGGTGTCCTTGCTTGACCGCGAAATCATCGACTCCATGTTCATGAGCAAGAAGGCCTTGCTGGACTTCTACGAAAAAGAGATCGAGGACGCCCACAAGACCGGCGTGATGTTCTCGCTGCACGTCAAGGCCACCATGATGAAGGTGTCGCACCCCATCGTGTTCGGTCATTGCGTGAAGATCTTCTACAAGGACGCCTTCGAAAAGCACGGCAAGCTGTTTGACGAACTGGGTGTCAACGTCAACAACGGCATGGTCGACCTGTACAACAAGATCGCCACGCTGCCGCAGTCCAAACAGGACGAAATCAAGCGCGACTTGCACGCCTGCCACGAAGGCCGTCCCGAACTCGCGATGGTCGATTCGGCCAAAGGCATCACCAACTTCCATTCGCCCAACGACGTGATCGTGGATGCCTCCATGCCCGCCATGATCCGCAACAGCGGCAAGATGTGGGGCGCTGACGGCCGCCTGAAAGATGTGAAGGCGGTGATGCCCGAGTCGACTTTTGCCCGCATCTACCAGGAGATCATCAACTTCTGCAAATGGCACGGCGCTTTCGACCCCAAGACCATGGGCACCGTGCCCAACGTGGGCCTGATGGCACAGCAGGCCGAGGAATATGGCTCGCACGACAAGACCTTCGAGATCACCGAAGACGGTGTCGCCAACATCACCGACCTCGCCACCGGCGAAGTCCTGCTCAGTCAGAACGTGGAGCAGGGCGACATCTGGCGCATGTGTCAGGTCAAGGACGCCGCGATCCGCGACTGGGTGAAGCTAGCCGTGAGCCGTGCGCGCAACTCGGGCATGCCGGTGGTGTTCTGGCTCGACCAGTACCGTCCGCACGAAGCGCAGATGATCACCAAGGTCAAGATGTACCTTCACGAGCACAACACCGCTGGCCTGGACATTCAAATCATGAGCCAGGTTCGTGCCATGCGCTACACGCTGGAGCGCGTGGCTCGCGGGCTGGACACCATCAGCGCTACCGGCAACATCCTTCGCGACTACCTCACCGACCTGTTCCCCATCATGGAACTGGGCACCAGTGCCAAGATGTTGTCCATCGTGCCGCTCATGGCCGGTGGCGGCATGTACGAAACGGGTGCCGGCGGCTCGGCGCCCAAGCATGTGCAGCAGCTGGTGGAAGAGAACCACCTGCGCTGGGATTCACTGGGTGAGTTCCTGGCGCTGGCGGTGTCGTTGGAAGACCTGGGCCTGAAGACCGGCAATCTGCAGGCCAAGGTGCTGGCCAAAACGCTGGACGCCGCCACCGGCAAGCTGCTGGACAACAACAAGAATCCCTCGCCCAAGACCGGCCAGCTCGACAACCGGGGCAGCCAGTTCTACCTGGCGTTGTACTGGGCGCAGGAACTTGCCGCGCAGGCAGACGACGCTGCGTTGGCTGCCAAGTTCGCCCCCCTGGCCAAGCAACTTGCCGACAACGAGCAGACCATCGTGGCCGAGCTGGCGGCCGTGCAGGGCAAGCCAGTGGACATCGGTGGTTACTACAGGCCCGACTTCGACAAGCTTGAAGCCGTCATGCGCCCCAGCAACACCTTCAACGCTGCGCTGGCATCGGTCCAGGCCTGACGCGACGCCTGGACGTGGAATGAAGCGGCCTACCGGGCAAACGGTGGGCCGCTCAGCTTGGCGCCGGCCTTGAGGCCACGCTTGTCAAACCAGCCCTTGTTCATCTCCAGCACAAAGCGCACCGGCTTGGCCGAGCAGTGCGATGTCAAGGTCTGCGGCTGCATGTCGGCGAGGTTGACGATGGTGCCGTCGTCAGCCACGAAGGCCGCCGTGAGCGGGAGCAGGGTGTTCTTCATCCAGAAGCACTGTTCCGAAGCCTGCTCGAACGCAAACAGCATGCCTTCGTTGCTTGGCATTTCCTTGCGGTGCATGAGGCCGACCGCGCGCTCTTGCGGGGTTGCCGCCACCTGGGCCTGGATCAGGTGCATGCCGGCTGCCAACGTGACCCGTGGCAACTGGAGCTGTGGGGTTTCCTGGGGCCAGGCCGGGCCCGTTGCGAGGACCAGCAGAGACAGCAAGAGGGTTGACAGCTTTTTCATGCAATGAGTTGAGTGGTTCGCTTCAGATCCGCATTCTCCGCCATTCACCTGCTCTGGGTGCGTCTTGCGGGACGACCCCGCAGCCACGCTGGGCGCAAGGCCGGCGAAGACTAGAATTTCCAGAGCGCCCCAGCGCGAACTTCAGGCCCAGGGTGGCTCCACGCGAGCCGGCGGCCTCGCACCAAAATTCTCGGAGATGTTCCCATGTACCAACACATCAAGGTGCCCGCCCAGGGCGAAAAAATCACCGTCAATGCTGACATGTCGCTCAATGTGCCTGACCAGCCCATCGTGCCGTACATCGAAGGCGACGGCACGGGTCTGGACATCACGCCAGTGATGCTCAAGGTGGTCGACGCGGCCGTGGCCAAGGCCTACGGCGGGCAAAAGAAGATCCACTGGATGGAGGTCTACGCCGGCGAGAAGTCGACCCAGGTGTACGGCCCCGACGTGTGGCTGCCCGAAGAAACCCTGACCGCGCTGCGCGAATATGTGGTTTCCATCAAAGGCCCATTGACCACGCCTGTGGGTGGCGGTATCCGCTCGCTCAACGTGGCGCTGCGCCAGGAGCTCGATCTCTACGTCTGTCTGCGCCCGGTGCAGTATTTCAAGGGTGTGCCTTCGCCGCTGAAAGAGCCCGAGAAGACCAACATGGTGATCTTCCGCGAGAACTCGGAAGACATCTACGCGGGTATCGAGTACGAAGCCGAGTCGCCCAAGGCCGTCAAGCTCATCAAGTTCCTGCGCGAGGAGATGGGTGTCACCAAGATCCGTTTCCCGGAGACTTCGGGCATCGGCATCAAGCCGGTGTCGCGCGAAGGTACCGAGCGCCTGGTGCGCAAGGCCATTCAGTACGCGATCGACAACGACAAGCCCAACGTGACCATCGTCCACAAGGGCAACATCATGAAATACACCGAAGGGGGCTTCCGTGACTGGGCTTACGCCCTGGCGCAGAAGGAATTCGGCGCCGAGCTGATCGACGGCGGCCCGTGGTGCAAGTTCAAGAACCCCAGGACCGGACGGGACATCATCGTCAAGGACAGCATCGCCGATGCCTTCCTGCAGCAGATCCTGCTGCGACCGGCCGAATACTCGGTGGTGGCCACGCTCAATCTGAACGGCGACTACATCTCGGACGCCCTGGCTGCCCAGGTCGGCGGCATCGGCATTGCGCCGGGTGCCAACCTGTCCGATACCGTGGCTTGCTTCGAGGCCACCCATGGCACCGCGCCCAAGTACGCCGGCAAAGATTACGTGAACCCCGGCTCCGAAATCCTGTCGGCCGAGATGATGCTGCGCCACATGGGCTGGAAAGAAGCGGCAGACCTGATCATCAGCTCGATCGAGAAGTCGATCGCCAGCAAGAAGGTCACCTACGACTTTGCGCGCCTGATGGAGGGTGCCACCCAGGTGAGCTGCTCCGGTTTTGGTCAGGTGATGATCGAGAACATGTAAGTCATCGCTGGCCAGCTTTCTGGATCCAAAAGCCCCTGGCGCCCGCGCGACAGGGGCTTTTTTCAGTTCGGCTGCGGCTTCTGAGAACCGGTGAAGTTCGCGTTGCCTCCACCCACCGCCCGATAGCGCGAACTACGCCCTCAAAAACCGTCAGCTCTTCGGTTTTGTTTTGGGCTTTCCATTCACAATGAGGCATGGAAACGACCAGCCGTCCGCGTTCTGCCCCTGCCACGGGGCGGGGTGTGGTTTTGCTGGAAGGGCCGTCCCTAATCCCGCGTGGCGAGGTGGGCGGATATGCGCCGCTAGAATGGTTTTCATGGCCACCCAGAACCCCAAAAAACCCGAAAACCCGACGGCGCCTCCCAGCGTCAGCAACGACGAGTCGGTGGTGCTCGAACGGCGCGCCCAGCGCACCCAGCCGCCCCACATGTTTCAGGTGGTTTTACTCAACGACGATTTCACGCCCATGGAGTTCGTGGTGCACGTCATTCAGGAGTTCTTCAGCAAGGACCGTGAAACCGCCACCCAGATCATGCTCAAGATCCATCTTGAAGGAAAAGGCATTTGCGGTGTGTATTCGCGTGATGTGGCCAGCACCAAGGTGGATCAGGTTCTCCAGGCCGCGAGGGCTGCCGGACACCCTCTTCAATGCATGAGTGAGCCAGTTGAATAAAGCACGACGCGCCCCATCTGACCCTCCGAATCAGTTCAATTTGTTTTCCAGACGTTTGCTTATCCGTTCACCCAAGCCCAAAGGACGTGCCCCATGATTGCCCAGGAACTTGAAGTCAGCTTGCATATGGCCTTTGTCGAGGCCCGGCAGCAGCGGCACGAATTCATCACGGTCGAGCACCTGCTGCTGGCGCTGCTGGACAATCCCAGCGCCGCCGAAGTGTTGCGCGCCTGCTCGGCCAACATCGACGACCTCCGCAAGTCCTTGACGAACTTCATCAAGGACAACACTCCCCAGGTGGCCGGCACCGACGAGGTGGACACGCAGCCCACGCTGGGTTTCCAGCGCGTGATCCAGCGCGCCATCATGCATGTGCAGTCCACCGGAAACGGCAAGAAGGAAGTCACTGGCGCCAACGTGCTCGTGGCCATCTTCGGCGAGAAAGACTCACACGCCGTGTACTACCTCCACCAGCAGGGCGTGACCCGCCTGGACGTGGTGAACTTCATCGCGCACGGCATTCGTAAGAGCGATCCGCCCGAGCCGTCCAAGTCGGGCGAGAGCGCCGCCGAGAACGAGGAAGCCGGTGAAGCCAAGAGCAACGAAAAGGCCTCTCCGCTGGAGCAGTTCACCCAGAACCTCAACCAGATGGCCAAGGACGGCAAGATCGATCCGCTCATCGGGCGAGAGTACGAAGTCGAGCGCGTGATCCAGATTCTGTGCCGCCGCCGCAAGAACAACCCGCTGCTGGTGGGTGAGGCCGGCGTGGGCAAGACCGCGATCGCCGAGGGCTTGGCCTGGCGCATCACCCAGGGCGATGTGCCCGAGATCCTGGCCGATTCGAGCGTGTTCTCGCTCGACATGGGCGCTCTGTTGGCCGGCACCAAGTACCGCGGTGATTTCGAGCAGCGCTTGAAAGGTGTTCTCAAGTCGCTCAAGGACCGCCCCAACGCGATCCTGTTCATCGACGAGATCCACACCCTGATCGGTGCGGGCGCGGCTTCGGGCGGCACCCTGGACGCGTCCAACCTGCTCAAGCCGGCGCTCTCCAGCGGCCAGCTCAAGTGCATTGGCGCCACCACCTTCACCGAATACCGCGGCATCTTCGAAAAAGACGCGGCACTCAGCCGCCGCTTCCAGAAGGTGGACGTGGTCGAGCCGACCGTGCAGGAAACGGTGGACATCCTCAAGGGTCTGAAGTCTCGCTTTGAAGAGCACCATGGCGTGAAATACGCCGTGGCCGCCCTGCAGGCCGCGGCCGAACTGAGCGCCAAGTACATCAACGACCGCCACCTGCCCGACAAGGCCATCGACGTGATCGACGAGGCCGGTGCGGCCCAGCGCATCCTGCCGGTGTCCAAGCGCAAGAAAACCATCAGCAAGACCGAGGTCGAGGAAATCGTGGCGAAGATCGCGCGTATTCCCCCGGCCAACGTGTCCAACGACGACCGCAGCAAGCTGCAGACGCTGGAGCGCGATCTCAAGAGCGTGGTGTTCGGTCAGGACAAGGCGCTGGAGATCCTGGCCTCGTCCGTCAAGATGGCGCGTTCGGGCCTGGGCAAGAGCGACAAACCGATCGGCGCCTTCCTGTTCAGTGGCCCCACCGGCGTCGGCAAGACCGAAGCCGCCAAGCAACTGGCCTACATCATGGGTATCGACCTGATCCGCTTCGACATGTCGGAATACATGGAACGCCATGCCGTGAGTCGCCTGATCGGTGCGCCTCCGGGCTACGTCGGCTTCGACCAGGGTGGTCTGCTCACCGAGGCCGTGACCAAGAAGCCCCACTGCGTGCTGCTGCTCGACGAAATCGAGAAAGCGCATCCCGACATCTTCAACGTGCTGCTGCAAGTCATGGACCACGGCACGCTGACCGACAACAACGGGCGCAAGGCCGACTTCCGCAACGTCATCGTGATCATGACGACGAACGCGGGTGCCGAGACCATGAACAAGGCGACCATCGGCTTCACCAACCCGCGCGAAGCGGGTGACGAGATGGCCGACATCAAGCGCCTGTTCACACCCGAGTTCCGCAACCGCCTGGACGCCACGGTGAGCTTCAAGGCGCTGGACGAGAACGTCATCATGCGTGTGGTCGACAAGTTCCTGCTGCAACTGGAAACGCAACTTGGCGAGAAGAAGGTCGAGGTCACGTTCACCGATGCCCTGCGCAAGCACCTGGCCAAGAAGGGTTTCGACCCGCTGATGGGCGCACGCCCGATGCAGCGCCTCATCCAGGACACGATTCGCCGCGCCTTGGCCGACGAACTGCTGTTCGGACGCCTGACAGAAGGTGGCCGCCTGACGGTGGACATCGAGACCAAGCACGATGAAGCAGGCAAGGAAGTGCAGGAAGTTCTGCTGGACATCCAGCCGTTGCCCAAGAAGGAAGGCAAGGCCAAGCCCGAAGAGGCCACGGCGGGCTGAGCCCGTTCTTCTCCCAGACAAAAGGCCCGGTGATCCCGGGCCTTTTGTCTGGTTGCAGCTCGCTCAGGGTGCCGCGAGGTAGGCGGCCCGAATCGCCTCGACGCGCTTGCGGTTCACTCCGAAGTCTTCCTGCCCCAGACGGCTGGCGCTGCGCACCTCGATCACGCCGCCGGCGGGATTGGCCCAGAACTCCACGTCGTCGACGAACTTGAGCCAGCGCGTTTGCGCCTGCGCGTAGAGGTAGTCCGGGCGCTGCTCAACGACGGTCACGTCCTGCATGGCCCGCAGCACGGCTTCCAGAGTCTTGAGCGAGTCGGCAGCGCCGGCACCCTTGAGGGGCAGGGGATCGATGGCTGCGTAAATGCGCTGTGGGTGGTCGGTATAGAGCGCAGCCTGGCTGCTCACGCTGTTGCGGGTGCCGGACGGTGGCTTGAAGCGGCCGTCCTTGATACCGATGTCAGCAGGCCGCTGACCACTCAGCAGGCCCATCTGAGCGGCCACCAGGGCCACCACGACAGCGCCCAGAACGATGTAGAGCGCGATCTTCATGGCCAGGCCCGGGCTCAGCGCTTACCGCCCAACAAACTGCCGAGCACGCCACGCACGATCTGGCGGCCCAGGCCGCTGGCCACGCTGCGCGCCGCCGTCTTGGCCATGGTCTGCACCAGGCCGTCGTACTGGCCGCCGCGCGGACCGGTGCGGCCGAACAAGGCCTCGTTGACCATGCCACCGATGCCGCCTCCGCCAGCTTCGGCCTCCTGTTTCGCAGCGCCGGGAATGCGGGGTGTCTTCGGTGCGTCTTTCGTGGCTTCGGGCTCGGCTTCGGCACCACGTTTGCCTGCGTGGTTGGCGAACATTTCGTAGGCGCTCTCGCGGTCCAGCAGCTTTTCGTACACACCGGCCACCAGGGATTCCTGGCGCAGTTGCTGACGCTGCGCATCGGTGATGGGCCCGAGCTGGCTGCCCGGCGGCAGCACAAAGACGCGCTCGGTTTCACTGGGTCGGCCCTTGGCGTCGAGCAGGCTCACCAGCGCCTCGCCCACGGCCAGCTCGGTGATGGCGGCTTCGATATCCAGCCCGGCCTTGGGTCGCATGGTCTGCGCGGTGGACTTCACGGCCTTCTGATCGCGCGGTGTGAAGGCGCGCAGTGCGTGCTGCACGC includes:
- the clpA gene encoding ATP-dependent Clp protease ATP-binding subunit ClpA encodes the protein MIAQELEVSLHMAFVEARQQRHEFITVEHLLLALLDNPSAAEVLRACSANIDDLRKSLTNFIKDNTPQVAGTDEVDTQPTLGFQRVIQRAIMHVQSTGNGKKEVTGANVLVAIFGEKDSHAVYYLHQQGVTRLDVVNFIAHGIRKSDPPEPSKSGESAAENEEAGEAKSNEKASPLEQFTQNLNQMAKDGKIDPLIGREYEVERVIQILCRRRKNNPLLVGEAGVGKTAIAEGLAWRITQGDVPEILADSSVFSLDMGALLAGTKYRGDFEQRLKGVLKSLKDRPNAILFIDEIHTLIGAGAASGGTLDASNLLKPALSSGQLKCIGATTFTEYRGIFEKDAALSRRFQKVDVVEPTVQETVDILKGLKSRFEEHHGVKYAVAALQAAAELSAKYINDRHLPDKAIDVIDEAGAAQRILPVSKRKKTISKTEVEEIVAKIARIPPANVSNDDRSKLQTLERDLKSVVFGQDKALEILASSVKMARSGLGKSDKPIGAFLFSGPTGVGKTEAAKQLAYIMGIDLIRFDMSEYMERHAVSRLIGAPPGYVGFDQGGLLTEAVTKKPHCVLLLDEIEKAHPDIFNVLLQVMDHGTLTDNNGRKADFRNVIVIMTTNAGAETMNKATIGFTNPREAGDEMADIKRLFTPEFRNRLDATVSFKALDENVIMRVVDKFLLQLETQLGEKKVEVTFTDALRKHLAKKGFDPLMGARPMQRLIQDTIRRALADELLFGRLTEGGRLTVDIETKHDEAGKEVQEVLLDIQPLPKKEGKAKPEEATAG
- a CDS encoding DUF1499 domain-containing protein, translated to MKIALYIVLGAVVVALVAAQMGLLSGQRPADIGIKDGRFKPPSGTRNSVSSQAALYTDHPQRIYAAIDPLPLKGAGAADSLKTLEAVLRAMQDVTVVEQRPDYLYAQAQTRWLKFVDDVEFWANPAGGVIEVRSASRLGQEDFGVNRKRVEAIRAAYLAAP